The Streptomyces sp. TLI_105 DNA segment CTCGGCGGCGAGCGCGGCCGCGAGGACCCCGGCGTGTTCGACCACCTGATGGGCGTACGCCGTGAACGCCGGTGTGGACGCCTCGCCGAAGGCCACCGCCTTGGCCGCGATCGTGTGCATCTGGGCGCCGCCCTGCGTGAACGGGAACACCGCCCGGTCGACCTGGGCCGCGAGCTCCTCGCCGCACAGGATCATTCCGCCGCGCGGCCCGCGCAGCACCTTGTGGGTGGTCGCGCAGACCACGTCGGCGTACGGGACGGGGCTGGGGGCCGCTCCCCCGGCGACCAGGCCGATGGGATGGGCGGCGTCGGCGATCAGATACGCCCCGACCTCGTCGGCGATCTCCCGGAAGAGGGCGTAGTCGAGGTGGCGGGGGTACGAGATCGACCCGCAGACGATCGCCTTGGGCCGGTGGTGGCGGGCGAGCGCGGCGACCTGCTCGTAGTCGACGAGCCCGGTCTCGGCGTCGACGCCGTACGGGACGAAGTCGAACCAGCGGCCGGAGAAGTTCGCGGGCGAACCGTGCGTGAGGTGCCCGCCGTGGCCGAGCCCCATGGCCAGGACCGTGTCACCGGGCCTGAGAAGGGCCGCGTACGCCGCCAGGACGGCCGAGGAGCCGGAGTGGGACTGCACGTTCGCGTGGTCCGCTCCGAAGAGCGCGGTGGCCCGCTCGACGGCGATCCGCTCGACCGCGTCGGCATACTCGCAGCCGCCGTGGTGCCGGGCGCCGGGATACCCCTCCGCGTACTTGTTGGCGAGCGGCGAGCCGAGCGCGGCGAGCACCGCCGGCGACGTGAAGTTCTCGGCCGCGATCAGCTGCAGACTGTCGGCCTGCCGCCGCGCCTCGCCGAGCAGCACGTCGGCGACCTCGGGGTCCTGCCGACGCAGGACGTCGAGCTCCTCATCGGGCGGCGCGGTGACGGACATGGCTGACTCCGGACGTGGAGGGATGTCGACGTGGAGGGATGTCAGCACCAATGTAGGCAGCCGCACCCCGCCCCGCCTGTTGAACGTGCCGATCCCCGCCGCGCCCCTCGCACCCCTCGGCCCCGAGGGGCCTCCCGGGCATCGGCGCGCTGCGGCGGCCTCCGACCGCCGACCCGGCCGGGGCCCGCAGGCCCTCAGCGGCGGGCCGAAACGCCCGTGAGCGCCGTCACCACGGGGTCCAGCGCCTGGTTGAGCCCCTCTTCCCGACGCGCCCCTCGCACCCCTCGGCCCCGAGGGGCCTCCCGGGCATCGGCGCGCTGCGGCGGCCTCCGACCGCCGGACCCGGCCGGGGCCCGCAGGCCCTCAGCGGCGGGCCGAAACGCCCGTGAGCGCCGTCACCACGGGGTCCAGCGCCTGGTTGATCTCGTCGCCGATCGAGCGGAAGAAGGTGATCGGTGCGCCGTACGGGTCGTTGACCTCGTCGGCGTCCACCGACGGGGCCAGGAGCCACCCGCGTAGAGCCGCGGCCGCGCGGACCAGGGCGCGGGCGCGTTCCACCATGCCCTCGTCGCGCGGGTCCGGGAGCGTGGCCGGGTCGATCGCGCGGACCAGGCGGGTGAACTCCTTCAGGGTGAAGGTGCGCAGACCCGCCGAGTGGCCCATCGAGATGACCTGCGCCCGGTGATCGCGGGTCGCGGTCAGGACCAGGTCGGCGCGGATGACGTGCTCGTCGAGGAGCTCGCGGCCCACGAAGCCGCTGTAGTCCGCGCCGAAGTCGGCGAGGACCAGTTCCGCGTTGGCCTCCATGGGGGCGCCCTCGTGGCCCCACGTGCCCGCGCTCTCCACGATCAGGCCGCCGCCGAGGGGGTCGCCGAGGCGGTCGCTCAGGGCATGGCGGGTCAGCCGCTCGGTGATCGGCGAGCGGCAGACGTTGCCGGTGCTGACGTGGAGGATGCGGAAGGTTTCGCTGTCTTCGTGCCCCGCTATGCCACGCCCCTCAGGGGCGGTCAACTGGCCACCTCGAGGTCGGGTACGACCTTCCGGAGCTCCTCCGGGGAGAGCGCGCCCTCGCGCAGCAGCACCGGCACCTTGCCCGTGACGTCGACGATGGAAGAAGGAACGATTCCGGGCGTGGGGCCGCCGTCGAGGTAGACGGAGACGGAGTCGCCGAGCATCTGCTGGGCCGCGTCGCAGTCCTCCGGCGCCGGGTGGCCGGTGAGGTTGGCCGAGGAGACGGCCATCGGGCCGACCTCGGTGAGCAGTTCGATCGCGACGGGGTGCAGCGGCATCCGGATGGCGACGGTCCCCCGGCTGTCGCCCAGGTCCCACTGGAGGGACGGCTGGTGCTTGGCGACGAGGGTGAGCGCGCCGGGCCAGAACGCGTCGACGAGCTCCCAGGCCTGCTCGGAGAAGTCGGTGACCAGGCCGTGGAGGGTGTTCGGGGAGCCGATGAGCACGGGCGTGGGCATGTTGCGGCCCCGCCCCTTGGCGGCGAGCAGGTCCGCGACGGCCTCGCTGCTGAAGGCGTCCGCCCCGATCCCGTACAGGGTGTCGGTGGGCAGCACGACGAGCTCGCCCCGGCGGACGGCGGACGCGGCCTCGCGCAGGCCGGTCACGCGGTCGGTGGCCTCGTTGCAGTCGTATCGCCGTGCCATCAGTTCCCGTCCTCCTCGTACACGTCGTGCTTGCTCATGGCATCGCCTTGCGGGCGGTCGCGAACCGCGGCCGGTTGTTGAGGTCCGGGTGGTCGGCGGCGTCGACCCAGCCCGCCTCCTCGTTGAAGATCCACGGCACCTGCCCGCCCTGGGTGTCGGCGTGCTCGACGACGACGAGTCCCCCGGGCCTCAGCAGCCGGTGCGCCGTGCGCTCCAGGCCGCGGATGAAGTCGAGGCCGTCCTCGCCGGAGAAGAGCGCCATCTCCGGGTCGTGGTCGCGGGCCTCGGGCGCCACGTACTCCCACTCGGTGAGCGGGATGTACGGCGGGTTGGAGACGACCAGGTCGACCTGGCCGTCGAGCTCCGGCAGCGAGGTGAGCGCGTCGCCCTCGTGCAGCGTGACGCGGGAGCCCTCGACGTTCTTGCGGGTCCACGCCAGCGCGTCCTCGGACAGCTCCACGGCGTGCACCCGCGAGCGCGGCACCTCCTGGGCGAGCGCCAGCGCGATCGCCCCGGAGCCGGTGCACAGGTCGACGATGAGCGGTTCGACGACGTCCATGGCGCGTACGGCGTCTATGGCCCAGCCGACGACCGACTCGGTCTCCGGGCGGGGCACGAAGACGCCGGGCCCCACCTGGAGCTCCAGGTAGCGGAAGAACGCCCGCCCGGTGATGTGCTGGAGCGGCTCGCGGGCCTCGCGGCGGGCGACGGCCTCCCAGTAGCGGGCGTCGAAGTCCGCGTCCTTGACGTTGTGCAGCTCCCCCCGCTTGACGCCGTGCACGAACGCGGCGAGCTCCTCGGCGTCGAAACGCGGTGAGGGAACGCCGGCGTCGGCCAGCCGCTGGGTGGCCTGGGCCACCTCGGCAAGCAGCAGGTTCACGCTGGTCCTCCGTGGTGCGGGGGTGGGGCTGGCTTGAGGGGGGCCTTACGCTGCGGCGAGCTTCGCCGCCGAGTCGGCGTCGACGCACGCCTGGATCATGGCGTCCAGGTCGCCGTCGAGGACCTGGTCCAGGTTGTACGCCTTGAAGCCGACGCGGTGGTCGGAGATCCGGTTCTCCGGGAAGTTGTACGTGCGGATCTTCTCGGAGCGGTCGACGGTGCGGACCTGGCTGCGGCGGGCGTCGGCGGCCTCGGCCTCGGCCTTCTCCTGCGCGGCGGCGAGGAGCCGGGAGCGCAGGATGCGCATGGCCTGCTCCTTGTTCTGGAGCTGGCTCTTCTCGTTCTGGCAGGAGGCGACGATGCCGGTCGGCAGGTGGGTGATGCGGACGGCGGAGTCGGTGGTGTTGACCGACTGGCCGCCGGGGCCGGACGAGCGGTAGACGTCGATGCGCAGGTCGTTGGCGTGGACCTCGACCTCGACCTCCTCGGCCTCGGGCGTGACGAGCACGCCGGCGGCGGAGGTGTGGATGCGGCCGGCGGACTCGGTGGCGGGCACGCGCTGGACGCGGTGCACCCCGCCCTCGTACTTGAGCCGTGCCCAGACGCCCTGGCCGGGCTCGGTGGCGCCGTTGCCGCCCTTGGTCTTCACGGCGACCTGGACGTCCTTGTAGCCGCCGAGCTCGGACTCGGTGGCGTCGATGATCTCGGTCTTCCAGCCGACCCGCTCGGCGTACCGCAGGTACATCCGGAGGAGGTCACCGGCGAAGAGGGCGGACTCGTCTCCGCCGGCACCCGCCTTGATCTCCAGGATGACGTCCTTGTCGTCGCTCGGGTCGCGCGGGACGAGGAGCAGGCGGAGCTTGTCGGTGAGCTCCTCCCGGTCCTTCTCCAGCTGCTTGACCTCGGCCGCGAAGTCCGGGTCGTCATGTGCCAGCTCGCGGGCGGTCTCGATGTCGTCACCGGTCTGCTTCCAGGAGCGGTAGGTGGCGACGATCGGGGTCAGCTCGGCGTAGCGCTTGTTGAGCTTGCGCGCGTTCGCCTGATCGGCGTGGACCGACGGGTCCGCGAGCTTCGTCTCGAGGTCGGCGTGCTCGCCGACCAATTCCTCGACCGCCTCGAACATCGGGGGCTCCTGGGGTTTTCGTCAGTTGCTACGGGACGGCAAAGCGCCGGTCCCGGCCGCCCGCGCGGGGCAGCCGAGGACCGGCGCAGGGGCTCGCTACTTGGCGGAGCCGGCCTTGCCGAAGCGGGCCTCGAAGCGGGCCACGCGGCCGCCGGTGTCGAGGATCTTCTGCTTGCCCGTGTAGAACGGGTGGCACTCGGAGCAGACCTCGGCACGGATGGTGCCCTCGGTGAGGGTGCTACGGGTGGTGAACGACGCGCCGCAGGTGCAGCTGACCTGGGTCTCGACGTACTCGGGGTGGATCTCGCGCTTCAAGGTGTCTCCTAGTTTCGGGAGGGCGCCGGGTCGCCGCCGCGGGTTGCGGACAGCGTGAACCGGAGCCGACGTACCAGTCTGCCAGGACCGGCCGCATCTCCCAAAACGGGGGTCGGTCCGAAGGTATTCCCGGGCTCGTCCCGGACCTTTCCCGGGCTCTTTCCCCGGCTACTTGACGAGGCCGCCGGCCTGGCCGGTGGCGGTGTCCCTCGTGGCCGACGCGGGGATCGGGAGGTCGCCCTTGAGGGCCTTCCAGACCTGCTTCGACTGCGCTTCGAGGGGGACGACGCGGTTGGGGTCCCGGGGGTCGTACTCGACGGGCAGGGTGACCATGTGGACGTTCCCCGCGCCGATGCCGGAGAGGCCCTTGGCGAAGCCCATCAGCTTCTGGACCGAGTCGAGTTCGGAGTCGGGCGTGATGGCCTTGGTGGCGGCGTCGGCGAGGCCGTACAGCCTGGTCGGGTTCGAGAAGACGCCGACGCTCTTGACCTGGTCGATGAAGGCCTTCATGAAGGCCTGCTGGAGCTGGATGCGGCCCAGGTCGCTGCCGTCGCCGACGCTCTTGCGGGTGCGGACGAGGCCGAGGGACTGCTCGCCGTCGAGGGTGTGCGTGCCCGGGGCGAGGTCGAGGTGGCTCTTGGAGTCCTCGATGGCCTGCGTGGTGGTGATCTCGACGCCGCCGAGCTCGTCGATGAGCTTCTTGAAGCCGGTGAAGTCGACCTCGATGTAGTGGTCCATGCGGATGCCGGACATCGACTCGACGGTCTTGACGGCGCAGGCCGGGCCGCCGACCTCGTAGGCGGTGTTGAACATGGCCCGCCGCTCGCCGGGGACGGCGGTGCCCTGTCCGTCGGTGCAGGAGGGCCGGGTGATGAGGGTGTCGCGGGGTATGGAGACGACGCTCGCCTTCTTGTGGCCCTCGTAGACGTGCACGACCATCGCGGTGTCGGAGCGGGCGCCGCCCTCGTCCTTGCCGTAGGCGCCGTTGTCGCCGGAGCGGGAGTCGGAGCCGAGGACGAGGACGTCGAGGGATCCGTTGTCGACGTCGTGGGGGCGCTCGGTGCCGAGCTGGGCGTTGATGTCGACGCCCTGGAGGTTGCCGTCGAGCTTGAGGTACACGTAGCCGAGTCCGGCGCCGCCGAGGACGAGGATCGCCGCGGCCCCCGACATCAGGATCGGTGCCTTGCGTCGTCTGGCGGGCTGCTTGCGGCGGCGGCCGCTGCCCGTGCCCCGCGCGTGCCCGCTCTTGCTCTGCTCGGTCATCGTCTTCCCTCAGCCCTAGGATTCACCTTCTGTGACGGCGAAGCACCCGAAAGGGTTGCATGCGGGTCTGTGAGGTTTGGGCGAGCTCCGGCCGGAAACGGCACTGCGCCCACCGTGCGGACACGGTGGGCGCAGTGGTTCACGCAGGTCACGACGGGGTTACGGGATCGGAGCCCGGTTTTCGTCGTGTGACGCAGCTCTCGCGTCAGTCGTTGTTGCCGGCTCCAGGGGTGGTCTTCTGGATCTGGAGCAGGAACTCGCCGTTCGACTTCGTCTGCTTCATCTTGTCGAGCAGCAGCTCGATCGCCTGCTGCTGGTCGAGCGCGTGGAGCACGCGACGCAGCTTCCAGGTGACGGCGAGCTCGTCGCTGCCGAGGAGGATCTCCTCCTTGCGCGTGCCCGAGGCGTCGACGTCGACGGCCGGGAAGATGCGCTTGTCGGCGAGCTTCCGGTCGAGCTTGAGCTCCATGTTGCCGGTGCCCTTGAACTCCTCGAAGATCACCTCGTCCATGCGCGAGCCGGTGTCGACCAGCGCGGTGGCCAGGATGGTCAGCGAGCCGCCGTCCTCGATGTTGCGCGCCGCACCGAAGAAGCGCTTCGGCGGGTAGAGCGCGGTCGAGTCGACACCACCGGACAGGATGCGGCCGGAGGCCGGCGCCGCGAGGTTGTACGCGCGGCCCAGGCGGGTGATCGAGTCGAGCAGGACGACCACGTCGTGACCCAGCTCCACGAGGCGCTTGGCGCGCTCGATGGCCAGCTCGGCGACGGTGGTGTGGTCCTCGGCCGGACGGTCGAAGGTCGAGGAGATGACCTCGCCCTTGACCGACCGCTGCATGTCGGTGACCTCTTCCGGACGCTCGTCGACCAGGACGACCATCAGGTGGCACTCGGGGTTGTTGTGCGTGATCGCGTTGGCGATCGCCTGCATGATCATGGTCTTGCCGGTCTTCGGCGGGGCCACGATCAGACCGCGCTGGCCCTTGCCGATCGGCGACACGAGGTCGATGATCCGCGTGGTCAGCACGCCCGGGTCGGTCTCCAGACGGAGCCGGTCCTGCGGGTAGAGCGGGGTCAGCTTATTGAACTCCGGGCGGCCGCGGCCGGAGTCGGCGGCCATGCCGTTCGCGGAGTCCAGGCGGACCAGCGCGTTGAACTTCTCGCGGCGCTCGCCCTCCTTCGGCTGACGCACGGCGCCGGTGACGTGGTCGCCCTTGCGCAGGCCGTTCTTGCGGACCTGGGCGAGGGAGACGTACACGTCGTTCGGGCCGGGCAGGTAGCCGGAGGTCCGGATGAACGCGTAGTTGTCGAGGATGTCCAGGATGCCCGCGACGGGGATCAGGACGTCGTCGTCGGCGACCTGCGGCTCGCCGGCCTGGAAGTCGTCACGGCCACGACGGCCACGACGGTCGCGGTAGCGACCGCGACGCCCGCGACGGCCGCCCGCCTCGTCGTCGTAGTCGTCCTGCGGACCGGCCTGCTGGCCACCCTGCTGACCCTGGCCGCCCTGGCCCTGGCCGCCCTGGCGCTGGCGCTGGCCGCCCTGGCCACCGCCCTGCTGCTCGTCGCCCTTGCGGTCGCGCTGACGGTCACGGCGGTCACGGCGGTCGCCGCGCTCCCCGCGCTCGCCCCGCTCGCCGCGGTCGCGACGGCCACGGCCCTCGACGCCGTCGACGACGGCCTCGGCCTTGGCGTCGGCCTGCGGCTCGGCCTTGACCTCACGGGTCTCGGTGCGGGCCTCGGTCTTGACGACCTGGACGGCCTCGGCCTTGGTCTCGCCCTCCGGGGAACCGGCGGGGGCGGTGGCGCGACGACGACGGCGCTCACCGGCCGGGGCGTCGTCGGCGGCCGGCTGGCCCGGGATGTCGATCTGCTGCTGGGCGACGGCCTTCTCGGCCTTCTCCGCCTTGGGCGCGGCGGCCTCGGCGGCCTCGCCCGTGCGGGCCTTGGAGGTGGCGCGGCGCTTCGGCTTGGTCTCGGCGGCGTCGGCGGCCTTGGCGGGGGCGGAGCCTCCGGCCTGCGCCTCCTTGATGACCTCGATCAGCTGGCTCTTGCGCATCCGCGCGGTGCCCCTGATGCCGAGGCCGGACGCGACCTGCTGCAGCTCGGCCAGGACCATGCCCTCGAGGCCGGTGCCGGAGCGGCGGCGCCGTGCGGTGCCCGTGGCACCTGCGGCGGGCGCGGCGGTGTCGACACTGTTGTCGGCAGTCACGCCCATCAGATCGGTGGTGTCGCTCACGAAGGGTCCTTCCCTGGAGCGGACGTCGGCCATCTGGCTCGGCGACCGGTTGTGCTGTCCGGCAGGGTCCTGGTTCGTGGACCGTGTCCGGGGCGGTGGTCCCGCCGGGTACGGCGGAGAGAGAAAACGTGCTGTGGGTCCGGCCCGAGCGCCCCCTGCTCGGCCCTCACTGCAGAAGAGCGAGGGGTGTCGTGCCGGTTCCGGAGCGTGCTCGAAACTGCTCAGGCAGGCTGCTCAGGCAGTTGGGGAGGCTCCCGGAAGAAGGGTGGTCCCTGATGGGGACACTCCGCACCACTCCACAAAGAGGTCGGGTGCAGACTTGAGGTTAACACTACCGGCTCCAACAAACATTCCCCCTCTCCCTCACCGGCAATCTCCTGTCCGAGGCGCTGCCCGGCGCCCCGGCCGTCACACGCCTAGGGCGCCAGCGGCAGGACACTCGCTCCGGACGCGTCGAGGTCGAGCCGGTTCGCGGCCCAGCCCTCGCCCGCGAGGCGGGCGACCTTGTCGGCCGTCCCGTGTTCGGCCAGCGCGAGGACCGTGGGGCCCGCGCCGGAGATGACCGCGGGGACGCCGTCCGCGCGCAGCCGGTTCACGAGGGCGATGCTCTCCGGCATCGCGGGGGCCCGGTACTCCTGGTGCAGCCGGTCCTCGGTGGCCGCGAGCAGCAGCTCGGGGCGGCGGGTCAGGGCCTCGACGAGGAGGGCGGCGCGCCCGGCGTTGGCGGCGGCGTCCACGTGCGGGACGGTGCGCGGCAGGAGTCCGCGGGCGGTCTCGGTCAGTACGGGCTTTCCGGGGACGAAAACCACCGGAACGATGGAATTCGAGGGGTCCATCCTGATCGCCCGCGCGGCACCGGCCTCGGTCCAGGCGAGCGTGAATCCGCCGAGCAGACAGGCGGCGACGTTGTCGGGGTGGCCCTCGATCTCGGTGGCCAGCTCCAGGAGGGCGGCCTCGTCGAGCTTGGCGTCCCCGCCTATGGTCACGGCGCGGGCGGCGACGATGCCAGCGCAGATGGCGGCGGAGGAGGAGCCGAGGCCGCGGCCGTGCGGGATGCGGTTGGCGCAGACGACCTCGAGGCCGCGCGGCTGCCCGCCGAGCAGGTCGAAGGCCGTGCGCAGGGAGCGTACGAGCAGGTGGCGCTCGTCGCGCGGGAGCGTCTCGGCGCCCTCGCCGGCGATGTCGACGTGCAGCCCGGAGTCGGCGACCCGGACGACGACGTCGTCGTAGAGCCCCAGCGACAGGCCGAAGGCGTCGAAGCCCGGGCCGAGGTTGGCGCTGGTGGCGGGGACGCGCACCCGTACGGCGGCGGCGCGGAACGCTGGACCGGCCATCGCTCGTTGACTCTCCTTGATCGCGAAAACGGTGTTTCAGACAACGGGTATTCAAGAGAAGTGCTCGGGGACCCGGGGGCCGTTTCGGCCGCGGGGGCGACAACGGCAACGACACCGCGCATATGCGTCGGGGCGGGTTCGGTACAGCCTATCGAAGGAAGGTTCTGTGGCGACATAGGGCGCACAGGAGGCGCACGATGCGTGTCGCGAGCCATCCTGTGCGCCTATGTAGGTTCCTGATCGGGTTTCACCCGATCAGGAACCGGTGGGGCCGGGCTGCTTTCAGGCCAGGCCGAGGCGCTCGGCGGCGGCCGCGGCGTCGACCGGGACGGTGACCGGCTGCGGCGCGCCGGCGACGGCCCAGTCGGGGTCCTTGAGGCCGTTGCCGGTGACCGTGCAGACGATCTTCTGGCCGGGGTCGACCTTGCCCTGCGCGGCGGCCTTCAGCAGACCGGCGACCGAGGCGGCCGAGGCGGGCTCGACGAAGACGCCCTCCCGAGCGGCCAACAGGCGGTAGGCCTGCAGGATCTCACGGTCCGTCACCTCGTCGATGAAGCCGCCCGACTCGTCGCGCGCGGCGATCGCGTAGTCCCACGAGGCCGGGTTGCCGATGCGGATCGCGGTGGCGATCGTCGACGGGTCCTTGACGACCTCGCCGCGCACGAGCGGGGCGGAGCCGGAGGCCTGGAAGCCCCACATGCGCGGGCGGTGCGTGGACATGGCGTCGGCGGCGTACTCGGTGTACCCCTTCCAGTACGCCGTGATGTTGCCCGCGTTGCCGACCGGCAGGACGTGGATGTCGGGGGCGTCGCCCAGCATGTCCACGATCTCGAACGCGGCGGTCTTCTGGCCCTCGATGCGGACCGGGTTGACCGAATTGACCAGCGCCACCGGGTAGTTCTCGGAGAGGCTGCGGGCCAGGGTCAGGCAGTCGTCGAAGTTGCCGTCGACCTGGAGGATCTTCGCGCCGTGCACGAGGGCCTGGCCCATCTTGCCGAGCGCGATCTTGCCCTGCGGCACGAGGACGGCCGAGACCATGCCGGCGCGGACCGCGTAGGCCGCCGCCGAGGCGGAGGTGTTGCCGGTGGAGGCGCAGATGACCGCCTTGGCGCCCTCCTCCTTGGCCCGGGTGATGGCCATGGTCATGCCCCGGTCCTTGAAGGAGCCGGTGGGGTTGGCGCCCTCGACCTTGAGGTGCACCTCGCAGCCCGTGCGCTCGGAGAGGACCTGAGCGGGGACGAGCGGCGTGCCGCCCTCACGGAGCGTGACGACCGGCGTCGTGTCCGTGACCGGAAGGCGGTCCCGGTACTCCTCGATGATGCCGCGCCACTGGTGGGTGCCCTTGTGGGTCATGGGTCCTTACT contains these protein-coding regions:
- the prfA gene encoding peptide chain release factor 1, whose protein sequence is MFEAVEELVGEHADLETKLADPSVHADQANARKLNKRYAELTPIVATYRSWKQTGDDIETARELAHDDPDFAAEVKQLEKDREELTDKLRLLLVPRDPSDDKDVILEIKAGAGGDESALFAGDLLRMYLRYAERVGWKTEIIDATESELGGYKDVQVAVKTKGGNGATEPGQGVWARLKYEGGVHRVQRVPATESAGRIHTSAAGVLVTPEAEEVEVEVHANDLRIDVYRSSGPGGQSVNTTDSAVRITHLPTGIVASCQNEKSQLQNKEQAMRILRSRLLAAAQEKAEAEAADARRSQVRTVDRSEKIRTYNFPENRISDHRVGFKAYNLDQVLDGDLDAMIQACVDADSAAKLAAA
- the glyA gene encoding serine hydroxymethyltransferase, which translates into the protein MSVTAPPDEELDVLRRQDPEVADVLLGEARRQADSLQLIAAENFTSPAVLAALGSPLANKYAEGYPGARHHGGCEYADAVERIAVERATALFGADHANVQSHSGSSAVLAAYAALLRPGDTVLAMGLGHGGHLTHGSPANFSGRWFDFVPYGVDAETGLVDYEQVAALARHHRPKAIVCGSISYPRHLDYALFREIADEVGAYLIADAAHPIGLVAGGAAPSPVPYADVVCATTHKVLRGPRGGMILCGEELAAQVDRAVFPFTQGGAQMHTIAAKAVAFGEASTPAFTAYAHQVVEHAGVLAAALAAEGFAVTTGGTDTHLITADPAPLGVEGRTARARLAAAGIVLDTCALPHGEGRGIRLGTAAVTTQGMGAPEMARIAALFTVALRDDPGETARVRAEVRELTSRFPPYGR
- the rho gene encoding transcription termination factor Rho is translated as MSDTTDLMGVTADNSVDTAAPAAGATGTARRRRSGTGLEGMVLAELQQVASGLGIRGTARMRKSQLIEVIKEAQAGGSAPAKAADAAETKPKRRATSKARTGEAAEAAAPKAEKAEKAVAQQQIDIPGQPAADDAPAGERRRRRATAPAGSPEGETKAEAVQVVKTEARTETREVKAEPQADAKAEAVVDGVEGRGRRDRGERGERGERGDRRDRRDRQRDRKGDEQQGGGQGGQRQRQGGQGQGGQGQQGGQQAGPQDDYDDEAGGRRGRRGRYRDRRGRRGRDDFQAGEPQVADDDVLIPVAGILDILDNYAFIRTSGYLPGPNDVYVSLAQVRKNGLRKGDHVTGAVRQPKEGERREKFNALVRLDSANGMAADSGRGRPEFNKLTPLYPQDRLRLETDPGVLTTRIIDLVSPIGKGQRGLIVAPPKTGKTMIMQAIANAITHNNPECHLMVVLVDERPEEVTDMQRSVKGEVISSTFDRPAEDHTTVAELAIERAKRLVELGHDVVVLLDSITRLGRAYNLAAPASGRILSGGVDSTALYPPKRFFGAARNIEDGGSLTILATALVDTGSRMDEVIFEEFKGTGNMELKLDRKLADKRIFPAVDVDASGTRKEEILLGSDELAVTWKLRRVLHALDQQQAIELLLDKMKQTKSNGEFLLQIQKTTPGAGNND
- the thrC gene encoding threonine synthase, which translates into the protein MTHKGTHQWRGIIEEYRDRLPVTDTTPVVTLREGGTPLVPAQVLSERTGCEVHLKVEGANPTGSFKDRGMTMAITRAKEEGAKAVICASTGNTSASAAAYAVRAGMVSAVLVPQGKIALGKMGQALVHGAKILQVDGNFDDCLTLARSLSENYPVALVNSVNPVRIEGQKTAAFEIVDMLGDAPDIHVLPVGNAGNITAYWKGYTEYAADAMSTHRPRMWGFQASGSAPLVRGEVVKDPSTIATAIRIGNPASWDYAIAARDESGGFIDEVTDREILQAYRLLAAREGVFVEPASAASVAGLLKAAAQGKVDPGQKIVCTVTGNGLKDPDWAVAGAPQPVTVPVDAAAAAERLGLA
- the prmC gene encoding peptide chain release factor N(5)-glutamine methyltransferase, with translation MNLLLAEVAQATQRLADAGVPSPRFDAEELAAFVHGVKRGELHNVKDADFDARYWEAVARREAREPLQHITGRAFFRYLELQVGPGVFVPRPETESVVGWAIDAVRAMDVVEPLIVDLCTGSGAIALALAQEVPRSRVHAVELSEDALAWTRKNVEGSRVTLHEGDALTSLPELDGQVDLVVSNPPYIPLTEWEYVAPEARDHDPEMALFSGEDGLDFIRGLERTAHRLLRPGGLVVVEHADTQGGQVPWIFNEEAGWVDAADHPDLNNRPRFATARKAMP
- the thrB gene encoding homoserine kinase, whose amino-acid sequence is MAGPAFRAAAVRVRVPATSANLGPGFDAFGLSLGLYDDVVVRVADSGLHVDIAGEGAETLPRDERHLLVRSLRTAFDLLGGQPRGLEVVCANRIPHGRGLGSSSAAICAGIVAARAVTIGGDAKLDEAALLELATEIEGHPDNVAACLLGGFTLAWTEAGAARAIRMDPSNSIVPVVFVPGKPVLTETARGLLPRTVPHVDAAANAGRAALLVEALTRRPELLLAATEDRLHQEYRAPAMPESIALVNRLRADGVPAVISGAGPTVLALAEHGTADKVARLAGEGWAANRLDLDASGASVLPLAP
- the rpmE gene encoding 50S ribosomal protein L31, whose protein sequence is MKREIHPEYVETQVSCTCGASFTTRSTLTEGTIRAEVCSECHPFYTGKQKILDTGGRVARFEARFGKAGSAK
- a CDS encoding L-threonylcarbamoyladenylate synthase → MARRYDCNEATDRVTGLREAASAVRRGELVVLPTDTLYGIGADAFSSEAVADLLAAKGRGRNMPTPVLIGSPNTLHGLVTDFSEQAWELVDAFWPGALTLVAKHQPSLQWDLGDSRGTVAIRMPLHPVAIELLTEVGPMAVSSANLTGHPAPEDCDAAQQMLGDSVSVYLDGGPTPGIVPSSIVDVTGKVPVLLREGALSPEELRKVVPDLEVAS
- a CDS encoding LCP family protein; amino-acid sequence: MTEQSKSGHARGTGSGRRRKQPARRRKAPILMSGAAAILVLGGAGLGYVYLKLDGNLQGVDINAQLGTERPHDVDNGSLDVLVLGSDSRSGDNGAYGKDEGGARSDTAMVVHVYEGHKKASVVSIPRDTLITRPSCTDGQGTAVPGERRAMFNTAYEVGGPACAVKTVESMSGIRMDHYIEVDFTGFKKLIDELGGVEITTTQAIEDSKSHLDLAPGTHTLDGEQSLGLVRTRKSVGDGSDLGRIQLQQAFMKAFIDQVKSVGVFSNPTRLYGLADAATKAITPDSELDSVQKLMGFAKGLSGIGAGNVHMVTLPVEYDPRDPNRVVPLEAQSKQVWKALKGDLPIPASATRDTATGQAGGLVK
- a CDS encoding protein-tyrosine-phosphatase, producing MTAPEGRGIAGHEDSETFRILHVSTGNVCRSPITERLTRHALSDRLGDPLGGGLIVESAGTWGHEGAPMEANAELVLADFGADYSGFVGRELLDEHVIRADLVLTATRDHRAQVISMGHSAGLRTFTLKEFTRLVRAIDPATLPDPRDEGMVERARALVRAAAALRGWLLAPSVDADEVNDPYGAPITFFRSIGDEINQALDPVVTALTGVSARR